CGCCGGCACCAGGTTCTGCGCGGGCTGGATGCCGCGGTCGTCCTCGAGCAGCACGAGGCCCTGGGACTCCAGCGTCCCGTCCAGGGTGCCGCTCTGGCCGAGGTCGGCCTCGCCGTCGATCACCGCCTGGTAGGTCTGCGGGCTGCCGAAGCCGAGCGGGAGCAGCTCGGTGACGTCGATGCCGTAGGTCTCCGCCAGGCCCTTCTCGCAGTCGTCGCGCCCCTCGCAGTCGGGGGCCGCGGCCAGCACGACCTTCTCGCCCTCCAGGTCCGAGAGGGCGGTGAGGTCCTCGGCCTCGGCGCGCTCGGTGGTGACGAAGTACGCGTTCTGGGAGGTCGCCTCGGAGGGCTCCAGCAGGGTGATCCCCGCGTCGTCCAGCAGCGGCTGGGCGGCGTCGATCGACTCGGCGGCGTCGTTGGTGGTGATCGGCTCGGCGTCGGCGCCGTCGGCGCTGGTGTTGAGGTAGTCGGAGATGCCCGCCACGTACTCCGGGACGACGTCGACCTCGCCGGGGAACTCCTCCATGTAGACCGCCCGGGAGCCGACCAGCTTGGTGGTCACGTCGTACCCGGCGTCCTCGAGCACCTCGGCGTACATGGCGGTGACCAGGGCGGCCTCGCCGAAGTTCTGGCTGGCCAGGGTCACGCTGCCCTGGCTCCCGCCACCCTCGTCGTTCCCGGCCTCGTCCGAGGACAGGTCGTCGCCGGCGCAGGCGCCGGCCAGCACGGCCAGGGAGAGGACGGCCGCCGAGGCGAGCAGTCGGCGGGGGCTGCGGGTGCGCGGAGCGGTCATCGTTCTCTCCCGGGGTTGACGCTGAGGGGGTCTGGTCGGCGGTCGGTGGGCCGGCTGAGGCGTTGTACCCGCGCGGCGACGATCTCCAACACCAGCGCGACCACCGCCACCACCACGGCGCCGGCGAGCCCCTGGCCGTAGTCGTTGCGGTAGAAGCCGTCGGTGATCACCCGGCCCAGCCCCGGGCCGGCGACCAGGGCGGCGATGGTGGCGGTCGCCCAGACCTGGACCAGCGCCAGCCGGACCCCGCCGAGCACCAGCGGCAGCGCCAGCGGGAGCTCGGCGCGCCAGAACCGCTGCCGCCCCGTCATCCCCATCCCCCGGGCCGCCTCCTTCACGTCGGCGGGCACCTCGGTCATCGCCACGTAGGCGTTGGTGATCAGCGGGGGCAGCGCGAAGAGCGTGAGCGCGATCAGGGTGGCCAGGCCGGCCCGGCCGTAGGGCCCCAGGGTGTCGCTGCCCGGCCAGTCGGCGGCGACCAGGATCGCCAGCAGCGCGAAGGTGGGCACCGCCCGACCCACGGCCGAGACGTTGATCGCCACGAACCCGCCGCGGCCCAGGTGGCCGAGCCAGAGCGCCAGCGGCAGGCCGAGGGCCACCGCGACCGCCAGCGCCGTCCCGGTGAGCAGCAGCTGCTGCCAGAGCAGGTCGAGCATCGCGCCGGGCCCCAGCCAGCTGTCGGGGTCGCGAAGATAGGCCCAGGTGTCGGCGAGCACGTTCATGCGCGCACCCAGGGGGTCAGCAGCCGCTGGACCAGCACGAGCAGGGCGTCCAGCGCGAAGGCCAGCAGCACGCAGAGCACCGAGGCGGTGAGCACCTGCGCGCGGAAGGACTCCTCGACCCCGGTGACCAGCAGGTTGCCCAGGCCGCCGTAGGAGACCAGCGCCCCGACCGTGGTCAGCGCCACCGTGGAGACCGTGGCCACCCGGATCCCGGCCATCAGCACGGGCAGCGCGAGCGGCAGCTCGACCCGGAGCAGCCGCCGGCCCGGTGAGTAGCCCATCCCGGTGGCCGACTCCCGGACGTCGTCGGGAACGGCGCGCAGGCCGTCGAGGATCGCCCGGACCAGGATGGTCAGGGCGTAGAGCGCGAGCCCGATCACCACCGTGGTCGCGCTCAGCCCGGTGAACGGCAGCAGCAACGGGAACAGGGCCAGCGAGGGGATCGTGTAGATCCCGGTGGTCACACCCAGCACGCCCGCCTCCACGCGGGGCACCCGGCGTGCGAGCAGCGCCAGCGGGACGGCGAGCAGCAGGCCGAGCAGCACCGCGCTCACGGTCAGGGCCAGGTGCTGGGCGGTGGCGTCGAGGATCTCCTCGCGCCGGTCGACGACGTACTCGGGACACCACCAGTCGTTGCGCAGCCTGCTGTAGCAGGAAGGCTCGGCCAGTAGGGTCACGGGCATGGACGCTACCGGGTCGGACACGCCGATGCTCTCCCTGCGCGGCGTCGGGAAGACGTACGACGACGGCACGGTCGCCGTGGTCGAGCTCGACCTCGACGTGGCCCGCGGCGAGCTGGTCTGCCTGGTCGGCCCCTCGGGCTGCGGCAAGTCGACGACGCTGAAGATGGTCAACCGGCTGATCGAGCCGACCACCGGCCGGATCCTGGTCGACGGCCAGGACGTGACCGACGTCGACCCGCACGCCCTGCGCCGCAACATCGGCTACGTCATCCAGCAGGTGGGGCTCTTCCCGCACCAGCGGGTGGAGGCCAACGTGATGACCGTGCCGCTGCTGCACGGGGAGTCCAAGGCGACGGCCCGGGAGCGGGCGCGCGAGTTGCTGGCCACCGTGGGCCTGGACCCCGACCTCTACGGGCAGCGCTACCCGCACCAGCTCTCCGGCGGTCAGCGGCAGCGGGTGGGGGTGGCCCGGGCGCTGGCCGCCGACCCGCCGGTGCTGCTGATGGACGAGCCGTTCGGCGCGGTCGACCCGGTGGTGCGGACCCGGCTCCAGGACGAGTTCTCCCGGCTCCAGCGCGACCTGGGCAAGACGGTGCTGCTGGTCACCCACGACATCGACGAGGCGGTGCGGATGGGCGACCGGGTGGCCGTCTTCGCCGAGGGTGGCCGGCTCGCCCAGTACGGCACCCCGCAGGAGCTGCTGGCCCACCCGGCCGACGACTTCGTCGAGGACTTCGTCGGGGCCACCCGCGGCCTGCGCCGGCTCTCGGTGACCCCGATCGACGAGGCGCACCTGGAACCGCTGGACGGGGTGACCGGCGGGCAGCTGGGCGCCGCGATCGGCATCGACTCCACCCTCGAGGAGGCGCTGGCGCTGATGCTGCGCGAGGACCGGTCGATGCTCGGCGTACGCCGCGGCCCGATCTTCCTGGGCGTGCTCACCCCGGCCGGGGTGCACGCCCAGCTGCGCGCCTCGCTCAGGCGGTGACCGGCACGTCCTTGTGCCAGGACTCGGTGACGTACCGGGTCTCCCAGCCCATGGAGACGTAGAGCCCCTCCGCCCCCGTGGGCGAGTCGGCGTCCACCTCGAGCCCCACCCGGTCCCGGCCCCGGGCCGCGGCGTCGGCGATCACCGTGCGCAGCAGCCCCTTGGCCACGCCCCGTCCCCGGGCCGACTCGAGCACGCCGAGGTAGGAGACGTAGGACCCGTTGGGGCCGCGCGGCGACTCCGAGACGGTGCCCACCAGGGCGCCGCACGGCTCGGGAGTCTCCCCGTCGAGCAGCTCGGCCAGCCACCAGTGGTCCCAGCGGTGCCCGGGATCCTCCCGGAGCCGGTGCACGAACTCCTCGAAGGTCTCCTCCGAGGAGTTGAAGTGGTCGGTGAAGGCGCCCTCGAGGACGTCGTGCACCGCGCGCAGGTCGGCCTCGTCGGGCATACCGTCGCCCTGGCGGGCGACGGCCCGGAACCGCACACCGCGGTCCTCCCAGTGCTCGGGGTCGGAGACCAGCTCCTCCTCCTCCGCGGTCACCGGGCGGCTCATCTGCCACCAGGTGCGGACCTTCTCGAACCCCCGCTCGACGAGGAAGGCGTGCTGACGCTCGTCACCCTCGAAGGTCCCGGTGTCGATCTGCTGGGTCTTCACGCCGCGGGCCGCGCCCACGGTGCGCGCCTGCAGCTCGGCCCAGTCGAACATCACCCGCGAGCAGCGCCGGGCCTCGGAGTCGGTCATCGTGCGGTCGACGACGTGCACGTAGAGCATCCGCCCCAGGGAGCGGTCGTGCACGCTCGCCCAGGCGCGGATCTGGCCCTCGGCGTCGCGGATGACCAGGTTCTCCCGCATCGCCAGCCCGTGGCTGGAGACCTCGACCAGCACGTCCTGCTCGCTCGCCCCGGCCCAGCCGCGGGCGGTCCGCTCGTGCTCGCGCAGCAGCCAGGTGAGCCGGGCGACGTCGGCGGCGGAGTCCCCGTCCGGCGGCTCGGCGACCCATCCCTCCGGCAGTCCGGGGTCGTCCGGCAGCGCGGCGTCGGGGTCACTCTCGAACCTGTTGTCGTCGGGGATCACAGGGCGATTGTTCCGTACGACACTCCAGGACATGGCAAGTCCCCCGCGGTCCGGCGCTCCGACCGGGGTGGTCGGGGCCGAGCCACGGGGGACGTCCCGCTCTCGTTCGTCAGGTCAGGCGCGCTTGTACGCCGCCCGGCTCGCCGCGGCCTGCCAGGCCTCCAGCTCGGCCCGCAGGGCGTCGATCTCCGCCTCCAGCTCGGCGACCCGGACGACCGCCTCGGCGGCGCGCTGCTCGGAGCTCTCCAGCACCTCGCTGAGCTTGAGGCCCTCCAGCTCGGCCACGTCGGCGCGGCGGGCCTCGGCGTTCATCTTCAGCGTCGCGGTGGCGGCGCGCTCCAGCGCCTTGCCCAGCTCGCTCTCGAGGTGACCGATGGTCTCCTCGCGCTCCTCGATCCGGGTCTGCATGTCCGCGGCGAACGCCGCGCTCTCCGCCGTCCGCCGGGCGGTGATGTCGCGGTAGGCCTGCGCCTGCTGCGCGCGGTCCATCGCGGCGTCACGGCGGGTCTGCACCAGCTCGGAGTAGGTGATCCGGGTCGCGGCGGCGCCCAGCACGAGCGCGGCAAGCGCGGCGAGGAGGACCAGGAGGTACTGGCCAGTGGCGATCGCCCCGAAGACGAGGACGGCCGCGAGCAGCAGCAAACCGCTGGCGACGGTGAGGCGCGTGCTGCGCTGACGTCGGCGGGCGCTGGAACGAGCAGACGGGGAAGTCATGACCCTCAGGCTAGAGGTGAGGGTTGCCTTTCGGGACGCGACACGCGCGTTCGAGCAGCTTCGCCGTGACGACGATCGTCACACCACCCAGCGCAGCGGCTCCCGCGTGCCGGATCCGGTCGTCGGCCAGCTCGGCCGGGGAGCCCAGCCAGGAGACCAGGTAGCCGGTGTAGATGCCGGCCAGCAGGGCGCCCACGAGCAGGCAGGCCCGGGCCAGCACCAGCCGGTTGACCATCCGCCGGGCCTCCATCCGCTCCCGGCGCACGTGCACCGCCCGCCAGGTCACCAGGGCGACCGCACCGAGGATGAGCGCGACGAAGAAGAGCGCCAGTGCCTGGCCCCAGGCGAGCACCGGGGCGGTGCCGGTCAGCCGCTCGGCGACCGGGTGCCACAGCCAGCCCAGCACCAGGCCGAGGATCACCGCCGCGGTGAGCGGGCCCGGGCCCAGGGGGCGCAGGCTGCTCGGCCCGCCCGGCTCGTCCGGCGGCTCCTCGCCCGGCCGGGGTGACCCCGGGTCGGGCGGCTCCGGCGGCAGGGCGGTCATCTGCGGGACCGGTGCGTCTCGTCGCTCAGTGGAGCTCGAGCGAGAGGTCCTCGCGCTTGCGGACCCCGGAGAGGTCCACCTGCTCGAGCAGCTCGGCGATCGGGCCGGAGTCCAGCAGCACGGCGTCCGGCTCGAGGTCGTGCCACGGCTTGAGCACGAAGCCGCGCTGGCCGGCGCGGGGGTGCGGAAGACGGAGCAGGTCGTCGTCGGCGCGCCGGTCCCCGACCTGGATCAGGTCCACGTCCAGGGTGCGCGGGGCGTTGCGCACGTCGCTGCGCTCGCGGTCGAAGGCGATCTCCACGGCCAGCGCCCGCTCCATCAGGCGGTGGGCCGGCAGCGTGGTGTCGAGCAGCACGACCGCGTTGAGGTACGGCTTGGAGCCCTCGGGGGCGTCCACCGGGTCGGTCTCGTAGACGTCGGAGACGCTGGTGAGCCAGACGTCGGGGGTGTCGGCCAGCGCGTCCACCGCCCCTTGCAGCGCCGCCATCCGCTCGCCGAGGTTCGACCCGAGCGCGATGACGACCCGACGGATCGGGTGCATCTCGCCGGTCAGGAAGTCGGCGTCCACGATGTGCGGGTTGGGCGTCTCTGTCACTGGTCGGTCCCCTTGCTCCTGGTGATGGTCAGCGTCACGTCGCCGAACGTGGCGTCGATGGGCGCGTCGGGCTTGTGCACCCGTACCCGCACCCATTCAACACGGTCCTGCCCCAGCGCCACATCAGCGAGTCGCTGCGCGAGGGTCTCGATCAGGTCGACCGGGTCGCTCTCCACCGCGTTCTTGACGCGTCCGGCCAGCGTGCCGTAGTCGACGGTGTCGCTCAGGTCGTCGCTTGC
The window above is part of the Nocardioides campestrisoli genome. Proteins encoded here:
- a CDS encoding ABC transporter substrate-binding protein; amino-acid sequence: MTAPRTRSPRRLLASAAVLSLAVLAGACAGDDLSSDEAGNDEGGGSQGSVTLASQNFGEAALVTAMYAEVLEDAGYDVTTKLVGSRAVYMEEFPGEVDVVPEYVAGISDYLNTSADGADAEPITTNDAAESIDAAQPLLDDAGITLLEPSEATSQNAYFVTTERAEAEDLTALSDLEGEKVVLAAAPDCEGRDDCEKGLAETYGIDVTELLPLGFGSPQTYQAVIDGEADLGQSGTLDGTLESQGLVLLEDDRGIQPAQNLVPAVSTEFLDANPDVQDRLEGLMGALDNETLGDLIARVTVDREKPEDVASEWLQEQGLVS
- a CDS encoding ABC transporter permease encodes the protein MNVLADTWAYLRDPDSWLGPGAMLDLLWQQLLLTGTALAVAVALGLPLALWLGHLGRGGFVAINVSAVGRAVPTFALLAILVAADWPGSDTLGPYGRAGLATLIALTLFALPPLITNAYVAMTEVPADVKEAARGMGMTGRQRFWRAELPLALPLVLGGVRLALVQVWATATIAALVAGPGLGRVITDGFYRNDYGQGLAGAVVVAVVALVLEIVAARVQRLSRPTDRRPDPLSVNPGRER
- a CDS encoding ABC transporter permease gives rise to the protein MTLLAEPSCYSRLRNDWWCPEYVVDRREEILDATAQHLALTVSAVLLGLLLAVPLALLARRVPRVEAGVLGVTTGIYTIPSLALFPLLLPFTGLSATTVVIGLALYALTILVRAILDGLRAVPDDVRESATGMGYSPGRRLLRVELPLALPVLMAGIRVATVSTVALTTVGALVSYGGLGNLLVTGVEESFRAQVLTASVLCVLLAFALDALLVLVQRLLTPWVRA
- a CDS encoding ABC transporter ATP-binding protein — encoded protein: MDATGSDTPMLSLRGVGKTYDDGTVAVVELDLDVARGELVCLVGPSGCGKSTTLKMVNRLIEPTTGRILVDGQDVTDVDPHALRRNIGYVIQQVGLFPHQRVEANVMTVPLLHGESKATARERARELLATVGLDPDLYGQRYPHQLSGGQRQRVGVARALAADPPVLLMDEPFGAVDPVVRTRLQDEFSRLQRDLGKTVLLVTHDIDEAVRMGDRVAVFAEGGRLAQYGTPQELLAHPADDFVEDFVGATRGLRRLSVTPIDEAHLEPLDGVTGGQLGAAIGIDSTLEEALALMLREDRSMLGVRRGPIFLGVLTPAGVHAQLRASLRR
- a CDS encoding GNAT family N-acetyltransferase; the protein is MIPDDNRFESDPDAALPDDPGLPEGWVAEPPDGDSAADVARLTWLLREHERTARGWAGASEQDVLVEVSSHGLAMRENLVIRDAEGQIRAWASVHDRSLGRMLYVHVVDRTMTDSEARRCSRVMFDWAELQARTVGAARGVKTQQIDTGTFEGDERQHAFLVERGFEKVRTWWQMSRPVTAEEEELVSDPEHWEDRGVRFRAVARQGDGMPDEADLRAVHDVLEGAFTDHFNSSEETFEEFVHRLREDPGHRWDHWWLAELLDGETPEPCGALVGTVSESPRGPNGSYVSYLGVLESARGRGVAKGLLRTVIADAAARGRDRVGLEVDADSPTGAEGLYVSMGWETRYVTESWHKDVPVTA
- a CDS encoding DUF3180 domain-containing protein gives rise to the protein MTALPPEPPDPGSPRPGEEPPDEPGGPSSLRPLGPGPLTAAVILGLVLGWLWHPVAERLTGTAPVLAWGQALALFFVALILGAVALVTWRAVHVRRERMEARRMVNRLVLARACLLVGALLAGIYTGYLVSWLGSPAELADDRIRHAGAAALGGVTIVVTAKLLERACRVPKGNPHL
- the folK gene encoding 2-amino-4-hydroxy-6-hydroxymethyldihydropteridine diphosphokinase — encoded protein: MTETPNPHIVDADFLTGEMHPIRRVVIALGSNLGERMAALQGAVDALADTPDVWLTSVSDVYETDPVDAPEGSKPYLNAVVLLDTTLPAHRLMERALAVEIAFDRERSDVRNAPRTLDVDLIQVGDRRADDDLLRLPHPRAGQRGFVLKPWHDLEPDAVLLDSGPIAELLEQVDLSGVRKREDLSLELH
- the folB gene encoding dihydroneopterin aldolase, with translation MTDELTITGLECWGHHGVFDFERRQGQKFVVDLTLGVDTSVAAASDDLSDTVDYGTLAGRVKNAVESDPVDLIETLAQRLADVALGQDRVEWVRVRVHKPDAPIDATFGDVTLTITRSKGTDQ